AAAGTTTATTTAGAAATACCATGGAATCTCTTAAAAAAAATAAAATTGAAGATTTTGAAAAATATCTACAAAATATTTTGTTGAAATCTACAAGCTATAATGACACTAAAAATGAAGATTTTTATCATGGATTAATTTTAGGAATGACACTTTTTTTAGATAGAGATTATTATATTAATTCAAACAAAGAAAGTGGTTTAGGAAGATATGATGTTATAATTGAACCTAAGAATAAAAACAATAGAGGATTTATTTTAGAATTTAAAGTAGTTAAAGATGAAGAAAATTTAGATAAAGTATCAAAAAATGCAATAAAACAACTTATAGATGAAAAATACGATACTCAACTAAAAGAAAGAGGTATTAAGGATATTACTCTTGTTGGTATTGCCTTCTTAAAAAAATTATTAAAAGTTAGTTATAAATATTAATATAGAAAAAAGGGGTTGTTACAAACTTAATAAATGAAGTAAAAAATAGTTTGAATTTACAACAACCTCTTATTTATTTTATTTTTCTTGAAAAATATCTTTCAATATTTCAGCTGGTTTTTTGTTAGCATAACTATCTCTATTCATATTTCACCTCTTTTCTTTAAGGTCATCTTTTATTTTTTTATAGTGTTGCAATGCATCATGATATGCAGTCAATATAGCCTTACTTGATGAACCAAAATATCTTGTTGCAATTTCCTTTTTTAACATATCCTCATCTTTTATAATATTATGATTTAAAAAAATTCTTTTAATAAAGTCTCTTGTAAGCCTTAATGTAGCATTACAATCCATATTTATAATTTCATCTGTTGATAAGATTATTTCAAAAGCAATATAAAAAGTTCCAAACATTTTTGTTATGGCATTATCTATTGTTGTTCTCGCTTCTCCTGTGATATATATTGTTTGATTATTCAAAACTATTCCTCCATTTTGTCATAAACAAATTTTGAAATTTTTCCTATTGTCTGTTTACATTGTAAATTTGGCATTCCATTTGTTAATACAACTAAGATATATGCTTTATCTCCAATCCAAATAATACCTCCATCATTTTCTAAATTATCTAAATCTCCACACTTATGTGCTATCTTTATATCACTTGGAAGATATCTTTGTAATCTTTCCCCTTGTTGTTGTCTTAGTAAAATATCTAACATTAATTGACTAGCTTCTTTATTTATTAATTTTTCTTGATAAATAAGTTTCAAAAGCAATGAAATATCATCTGCACAAGTATAATTATCATAGCCCTTTTTTCTTGCTTCTATATCCATCATTTTTCTTCCTAAAAAAGTCTCTTTTAAATCTAACTCTCTACCTAACTGATTAATATTTTTCATACCTAAAAAATCTATTAAAATATTAGTAGCCTGATTATCACTTACAATAATCATAAGAGTGGCAAGCTCTTTTAAAGTAAAATGATGATCTGAATTTAATTCTTTTAAAACTCCATCTCCTCCTGTTTTCATAGCTTCTGTTACAGTAATTGCATCAGAAAGAGAAAATTTATTTTCAGAAACTTTTTTCACCAATTCTGCTAATATAAGAAGTTTTATCATACTAGCTGATAATACTTTTTTATTTCCATCTATTGAAAAACCAGTATTTTTAACCAAATCATAGAAATTTATACAAACACTGCCTTTTACTTGTGAAATAATTTTTTCAATTTCTTTCTTCCATTCTGTATACTTTTCCATAATCCCCCTACATCTATCATATATTAAAAATGATAATAAAAAAATAATTAAAATTTTCTTTGAAGTGAATATTTTTAAATTTCAAAATAAGACTACTGCGACGTCCTATAATGTTGAAAGAGCATTTTGGAGCTCTTGAAACATTATAGGCTGTCAAGTAATCGCCATATATAATTAGAAATTTTTAAAAAATTTTCAAAGAAAATTTAGTTAATAATTAATTATTTTTTATGACATCATTTTTAATATTTGTCCTATTCCAATTCCAAAGAAGTTTCCAACTGCTGCCCCAAGAACTCCCATCAATACTCCTATACCTGCATAAGATGGGTTATAAGCAGAAGCTACTATTGGTGCAGAAGCAGAACCACCTATATTAGCAAGTGATGCTGTTGAAACCATACATAAATCCCAGTGGAATATCTTTGAAAATACAAACATAAGTACCACATGTATAACTAAAATAAATAGTCCATAAACTATCCACATAGGAGCTGTTAATAAATCTACAACAGAAGCAGTAGAAGCAAGTAATGACACAACTGCATATAGATATACAGTAGAAAGTTCTTCAACTGCTGGAAGTTTTCCAAGAGGTGTTAAAGCACACACAAGCCCTAAAATAGTTACAAACACAGTTGTTATAGTTCCCTTGTCAAACATTTCTAAACCAATAGAAGCGAAACCATTTTGAAGAGCTCCTCCTATCATTTGAGATATAGCAGAGACCATCAAAGAAATTCCAATTAAAAATACCCAGTCTGCTGCACTAGCAGTTTTCTTTTCTTTTTCAACTTCTTTTGCAGCTGCATCTGCGACTGCTTGTAATTTAGAAGTATCTGCCTTAGTTGCATTATCCCATTTAGATGAATAACGAACCATTAAAAGCAATAATGCTATCCAGACTGAATAACAAACTGTATCAAGTGCCAATGCACAACTATATGCTCCTGCATCTACTGGTAAAGCTGCTTGCATAGCTGCCATATTTGCAGAACCACCTACCCAAGAAGCATAAAGTGCTGCGACTGCTCCCCAGACATCTACTCCTAAGAAACTTTTAAAAATAGGATAGCCCACAACAAAACCTATAAATAATGTAAATGAACAAGCCAAAAATATAGCTACCATTCTTCCACCTAATTTTGCAAGTTTTCTAAAATCACAACGAAGAAGCATTACAAAAATCATGGCATATAATAAATTATTTTTTAATACACTATATGCTTTTGAACAGGCTTCAGAATTAAAAAGCCCCATAGTACAAAAAGCCATATTTAAAATATAAATGAAAACTAAGGCTGGAACTACATTAAATATTCTCCACTTAGAATATTTTTCCAACAATAATAAACAACCTGCAAGACACATTAAAAATGCAATATAAGTAAAGCCATTAGTAATAACCATTGTAACCTCCCTCTTTTTCACTAATCTATATATTTTATTCCATTAATTCCTTTTATTCCAAGTCCAAAATCATCAGAAACTGTTATTTCTTTTTCGTTGAATACAGCTCCTCCTGCAATTGGATCTTCTGAACAAAGAACTGGTCCATCTAAATCAATCTTAGTGATAACCTGTTTAGCACAAGCTAAATGTACTGCTGCATTTACACTAACTTTTGCTTCAAGCATACAACCTATCATACATTCAACTCCAACCACCTCAGCTAAATTTATAATCTTTAATGCATTATAAATTCCACCACATTTCATAAGTTTAATATTAATTAAATCAGCTGCTTTCATCTGTAATATTTTAAAAGCATCTTCTGGCGAAAATACACTTTCATCTGCAAGTACAGGCACATCTGAATGTTTAGTTACATAATGAAGTCCATCAAAATCATGTGCTTTTACTGGTTGTTCTACTAATTCTATATCCAAACCTTTATCCTGCATTTGATTTAAAAGCCTTATAGCCTGTTTTGGACTCCAAGCCTGATTCGCATCTATACGAATTCTATAATCTTTTCCTATTGCATCACGAATGGCACTAAGTCTTGCTACATCTAATGTTGGATCTATCCCAACTTTTACTTTTAAAGTATCATAACCTCTTTTTATAGCATTAATTGCATCTCTTGCCATTTCTTCTGGTGGATTTACACTAATTGTAATATCTGTTACAATTTTATTACGACTTCCACCTAACAATTTATATACAGGAATTTTATGAAGTTGTCCATATAAATCCCAAAGTGCAATATCTGCTGCTGCTTTTGCACTTGTATTTTTAACTATACAAGAATTCAAATCTTTCATAAGATTTTCAAAATCATCTACATCTCTTCCTATCAAGGTTTTTATAATATGATCCTTTAATGCTCCAACAATAGCTCCTGTTGTATCTCCTGTTATTACCCCAGTAGGTGGTGCTTCTCCATATCCTACATTTCCAGTGTCTGTGTGAATTTCAACAATTACATCTTCTACACTATTTACAGAACGAAGTGCTGTTTTAAATGGTACTCTTAGTGGAACAGAAATAATTCCTAACTTAATCTTTGTAATTTTCATGATAATAACCTCCCTTATAAGAAAAAAAGTCCATACAAAACCACAGACTTTACTTGTGGTTTTGCTGGGACTCAGATTGTTTCTTGATCTATTGTGTAGCTCACACAAAATGAAGCAGCATACTATAAATATATACCTTTATAATTAATTATATAATACTTTATATTTACTTGTCAATTACTTTATTATTATCTACGATATTTTTATTTTTATAACTGAAATTAAACATTATATTATATAAATCTTTTAATAATAAAAAACCTCTAAGTTAGAGATTATAAATTATTATAATACTAACTTAGAGGTGTTTTGTGGCTCACTGCCTATATATATATTAAAAAGTTATTACCTACAATTAATTTAAAAACAATTTATCTAATTATATTATTTTTTAAATTTATTAGTTATTAAGGGATTTTATAGTGAATTTTTAGTAAATTGTTTTTAAAAAATTAATTGCATCTTCAAGGGTAAGTTTATAGATAAATTCTTTTTCTTCCTCATTTAACAAGCTAAATTTTCTTTTAAATTCTAAAAAATGCATAGATAACAACTCCTTTTTTTGTATATTTTTTCATCTACTTTCTTTATACTCTTAATGTATCATATAAAAAATACTATGTCAAGAAATTTTTAAAATTTTTTTCATATTTTTCATCAAACCCTAATTTTTACAATATTTATTAGTATTTTATTTTCTATACAAAATAAAAAAATATAAATTAGAAAATATTGTAGACACTTTTATCATAATCTGTTATAATGTATCTGTAAAGTAGTACAAAAAAGGAGGTATTTTTATGAGTTTTGGAAAAACTTTAAAAAGAATCAGATTAAAGCACAAAGATAGTTTAAGAGGTTTGGCAAAAAAGATAGACTTACATTTCACTTTCATTGATAAAGTTGAAAAAGGTACTGCTCCAATTTCTAAAAATTTTATTGAAAACGTTATAGCTGTCTATCCTGATGAAAGAGAAATATTAAAAAAGGAATATTTAAAAGAAACTTTACCTAATGTATTCCAAAAAGAAGATGCTATAAAAATTGTTAGCAACAGTGAAATTTTAAATCTTCCTGTTTATGGTAAAGCAAGTGCCGGTAGAGGATATATGAATATGGATAGTCCTGATTATTATATGCCTATTCTTAGAGGAAATTTTTCAAAAAGAAGTTTTTTTGTTGAAATTACTGGAAATAGTATGGAACCAACTTTGGAAGATGGTGAGTTTGCTCTAGTTGATCCTGACAATACAGCCTATTCTAAAAATAAAATTTATGTAGTAACTTATAATGATGAAGGATACATAAAAAGATTAGAAATGAATAATAAACTAAAACTTATTACTTTAAAAAGTGATAACCCTGACTATGAAGATATTGATATTCCAGAAGAAATGCAAGAATATTTTACAGTAAATGGTAGAGTTGTAGAAGTTATATCAAAGAAAAAATTATTGTAAACTTTAAAAGAGTTGCTCCAAATGAATTGGAACAACTCTTTCTTTTATTTATTTATAATTTTTTATTTTCCTAAATTAGTGTATTTTTCAGGAATTTCAACAGAGGTTACTCCCATATATCCTTTTCCAAAAATGTATGTATCTTGATATATGAAAAATGCATTAGGAACATCAACTCCATTATTATCTTTCATTATACTTCCATTCCATTTAGCACCAGGTGTTGCTACATTAAGAGAAGCTAAAAGTTTATCTAATGTAAAATCTCTATCTCCACTTTCAATAGATTTTATTGCCAAATCAGTAAGTCCTTCAACTCCAGCAAAATTATATGAATATGCCCATGTTCCCATTCTTCCTGAACCACCAGCAGCTATAACTGCCTTTTCAACTTCTTCCAATATCTTTGGCCAATTTCCTTTTTCATCATCAGAAAATTCTATTCCGAATGCTCCTGGATATCCCATTGTAGGAGATGGTAAATCTGCTTCTATAAAATATCCACCATATGCAGCTATTTGTTTCAATAAAGGTTCTGTTTGGGCATCATTTGTTGCAAAAAATGCTATGTCTTTACCATATTTTTTACCCAATTTGGTACTTGTTCTAATATAAATTGTTGTGCCCCTGGAACTCCAACATCACTTAGTGGATCTGGAGCTGACATTTCAATATATTCCATTCCTAAATCCTTAGCTGTTTGTTCCATTATTGCTCTTCTTCTTGAAATAGTTTCATAACTTAAATGTCTAGGAAAAGAGATGTGCATAAATTTTGTTGCACCTAAATCATGAGCAGTTTTTACTATTAAATATCCTCTTGCTATTGAATCTGAATTCATGACCACATCTGCAACTGTACTTACTTGTACTGGATCTTCATGGTTATTATTAACAAACAACAAAATATCAGGTCTTTTTTCTCTTATAGCTTTGAATGCTGGATAAGTTCCTGGCACTCCTTCTGCTACTACAATAGCTTTCATTTTAGGATCATCTGCAAGAGAAACCATTTGTGAAATTGTTGTTTCTTGTTCTTGCATAAAATTATCAGGAATTGTTACTATTGTAATTTTTCCTCCTTCATTAGCTGCTCCATATTTTTTTAAAATAGCTTCTGCTCCACGGAAATTATCTTCTGATTGTGAAACTGATGTGGTTACAACTCCAATATGATAATCTTGTACTGCTTCATTTGTTGATTCTTGTTGTTGTACATTAGCATCTTCAGTCGGTGCTTCTTTTTTTCCACAAGCAACTGCAAGCATTAATATAAATATTGTCAGTAAGCCAAACAAAATTCTTTTCATTTTCATACCCATTTCCTCCTTATAATTAAAGTTTTTTCTTTTGACTATTTTTAATATATTTTAATTATTATATATCTAATATATGTACCTGTCAATATATTATTAAAAAAAGATATTCTAAATAAAAAGCACTAGATTTATAAATATATTTCTAGTGCTTTTTGTTTAATTATTTTATTTCTTTATAATATACTATTTATCCTTTTCTGTCCCTTCTGCTGTTTTAGGTGATTCAGCTTGTTTTTTTAAGTCTTCTTTTGTTTTTTCATTTTGTTCTGGTACACACAAGCCATCACCTAATGTACTACAATAAGCAGCCTCTTGCTTTTTAGAATCTCCAACTTTTGTTTCAACCTTTGGAGCTTCTTCTTTTGCAGCTGGACTGTCAACCATTGTTGCTGGATCTGGTACTATCTTTCCTGCCTTTATTTCTTCATAGAATTTTAATAGTTCATCTTTCTTTGCCATTTTTGCTAGATTTTCTAGTTTTTCATAACCTTCTTTATCTCCTGCATCAAAGGTTTCTTTAAATTTCATTAACATTCTCTTATTTTTTTCAACAAATTCCTTTGTTGCTGATATTGGATTTGCACTAGCTGCTCCTGCTGCCAGTGGTGCACTTCCATCTGGAACTATTTTTCCTGATTTTATTTCTTCATAATATTTTAATAGTTCATCTTTCTTTGCCATCTTTGCTAGATTTTCTAGTTTTTCATAACCTTCTTTATCCCCTGCATCAAAAGCATCTTTGAACTTCATTAACATTCTCTTATTTTTTTCAATAAATTCTTGACTTGCTGATATTGGTTCACCAGTTTGAACTACTTTCTTTTCTACTGGTTTTTTAGCAGCAGGTTTCTTTTTAACAGGCATTTCTACTGCTACTCCCATTATATCTCCTATTTTTGCAGCTACCTTAGGTCCACCAGGTGCACATAATGTCATCTTTGCACCTTCTAAAGCTACTCCTGCTGCATATCCAGCACAACCGGGAAATCCACAAGCTCCACAGTTAGCTCCTGGCAGAACAGCTAGTATAGCTTCTACTTTGGGATCTACTTCAACTTCAAATTTCTTTGAAGCAAAAGCTAAGAATAGCCCCATTAATACTCCAGTTATACCTAAAACTACAACTGGCATTATAATCGCTTCCATTATATACCTCCATTTGTATAATTAAGTTAAATTTGCATTCCACTAAATCCCATAAATGCCATAGCTAAAAGCCCAGCTGTTATAAATGCTATTGGAACTCCTTTAAAGTTTTTAGGAGTATTTGCAAATTCTAGTCTTTCTCTTATTCCAGCTAAAAGTAACAATGCTAGTGAAAATCCTACTGCAACACCAAAACCATTTACTAATGTTTCTATAAAATTATATCCTACTTGGATATTGATTATAGCAACTCCTAGAACAGCACAGTTTGTTGTGATTAATGGTAAGAATACTCCAAGTGCTTTATATAGACTTGGTGATGTCTTTTTAATTGCCATTTCAACGAATTGTACAAGAGAAGCTATTATTAATATAAAAGCTATTGTTTGTAAATATCCCAAGCCATGAGGTTCTAATATCAATCTATAAACTATCCAAGTTACTCCTGAGGCTATTGTAATAACAAAAGTAACGGCCATACCCATACCTAATGATGAGTCAACTTTTTTAGAAACTCCCATAAATGGACAACAACCTAAGAACTTAGCAAATATTATATTATTTATAAATATTGAAGTAATAATTATACTAAACAATCCACTTATACTCATTTTTTAGCCACCTTCTTTTTCTTTGCATCTCTTTCTTTTTTCATATTTATACAGCCCATAATTATTCCTATTGTAATAAAACCTCCAGGTGCTAATATAAATATCAAAGCAGGAGAAAAATTAGCAGGAACTAATGGAATTCCAAATATAGAACCATTTCCTAAAATTTCTCTTATTGAACCTAAGAAAGTTAAAGATAGAGTGAATCCTATTCCAGATCCAATACCATCAAGTATAGAATCTATAACTCCATTCTTAGAAGCAAAACTTTCTGCTCTTCCAAGCACTATACAGTTAACAACTATTAGTGGGATAAATATACCTAATACCTTATATAAGTCAGGTGTATAAGCATTCATAACCATATCAACCACTGTAACAAGTGAGGCTATTATCATTATAAATGCTGGTATTCTTACTTCATCAGGTATGAATTTCTTAAAAAGTGATATCAAACCATTTGAACATGCAAGAACTGCTATAACTGCAAGTCCCATTGAAAAACCATTTATTGCACTACTTGTTACCCCAAGTGTAGGACAAAGCCCTAACATTAATACAAATATTGGATTTTCTTTAAATATTCCAGATGTAAGCACTTCAAATTTTTTCATTATTTACTCACCTCATTTTGATAAGTATTTAATGCCTTTATAACTCCTGTATAAACAGCTTTAGGTGATATTGTAGCTCCTGCAAAAGCATCTACTGACTTATTAAATTCATAAGTAGCATCTTTTCCTATCCAATGTTCTTGCCATTCTTTTCCATTAATCTTAGCTCCTAATCCAGGAGTTTCTGAACTTGTAACTACATTTAGCCCTGTTACTTTAGCATCTTTATCAATTCCTACAACAAAAT
This Fusobacterium animalis 7_1 DNA region includes the following protein-coding sequences:
- a CDS encoding DUF3870 domain-containing protein codes for the protein MNNQTIYITGEARTTIDNAITKMFGTFYIAFEIILSTDEIINMDCNATLRLTRDFIKRIFLNHNIIKDEDMLKKEIATRYFGSSSKAILTAYHDALQHYKKIKDDLKEKR
- a CDS encoding serine hydrolase, which produces MEKYTEWKKEIEKIISQVKGSVCINFYDLVKNTGFSIDGNKKVLSASMIKLLILAELVKKVSENKFSLSDAITVTEAMKTGGDGVLKELNSDHHFTLKELATLMIIVSDNQATNILIDFLGMKNINQLGRELDLKETFLGRKMMDIEARKKGYDNYTCADDISLLLKLIYQEKLINKEASQLMLDILLRQQQGERLQRYLPSDIKIAHKCGDLDNLENDGGIIWIGDKAYILVVLTNGMPNLQCKQTIGKISKFVYDKMEE
- a CDS encoding DUF819 family protein translates to MVITNGFTYIAFLMCLAGCLLLLEKYSKWRIFNVVPALVFIYILNMAFCTMGLFNSEACSKAYSVLKNNLLYAMIFVMLLRCDFRKLAKLGGRMVAIFLACSFTLFIGFVVGYPIFKSFLGVDVWGAVAALYASWVGGSANMAAMQAALPVDAGAYSCALALDTVCYSVWIALLLLMVRYSSKWDNATKADTSKLQAVADAAAKEVEKEKKTASAADWVFLIGISLMVSAISQMIGGALQNGFASIGLEMFDKGTITTVFVTILGLVCALTPLGKLPAVEELSTVYLYAVVSLLASTASVVDLLTAPMWIVYGLFILVIHVVLMFVFSKIFHWDLCMVSTASLANIGGSASAPIVASAYNPSYAGIGVLMGVLGAAVGNFFGIGIGQILKMMS
- a CDS encoding dipeptide epimerase, yielding MKITKIKLGIISVPLRVPFKTALRSVNSVEDVIVEIHTDTGNVGYGEAPPTGVITGDTTGAIVGALKDHIIKTLIGRDVDDFENLMKDLNSCIVKNTSAKAAADIALWDLYGQLHKIPVYKLLGGSRNKIVTDITISVNPPEEMARDAINAIKRGYDTLKVKVGIDPTLDVARLSAIRDAIGKDYRIRIDANQAWSPKQAIRLLNQMQDKGLDIELVEQPVKAHDFDGLHYVTKHSDVPVLADESVFSPEDAFKILQMKAADLINIKLMKCGGIYNALKIINLAEVVGVECMIGCMLEAKVSVNAAVHLACAKQVITKIDLDGPVLCSEDPIAGGAVFNEKEITVSDDFGLGIKGINGIKYID
- a CDS encoding LexA family transcriptional regulator, giving the protein MSFGKTLKRIRLKHKDSLRGLAKKIDLHFTFIDKVEKGTAPISKNFIENVIAVYPDEREILKKEYLKETLPNVFQKEDAIKIVSNSEILNLPVYGKASAGRGYMNMDSPDYYMPILRGNFSKRSFFVEITGNSMEPTLEDGEFALVDPDNTAYSKNKIYVVTYNDEGYIKRLEMNNKLKLITLKSDNPDYEDIDIPEEMQEYFTVNGRVVEVISKKKLL
- a CDS encoding RnfABCDGE type electron transport complex subunit B, translated to MEAIIMPVVVLGITGVLMGLFLAFASKKFEVEVDPKVEAILAVLPGANCGACGFPGCAGYAAGVALEGAKMTLCAPGGPKVAAKIGDIMGVAVEMPVKKKPAAKKPVEKKVVQTGEPISASQEFIEKNKRMLMKFKDAFDAGDKEGYEKLENLAKMAKKDELLKYYEEIKSGKIVPDGSAPLAAGAASANPISATKEFVEKNKRMLMKFKETFDAGDKEGYEKLENLAKMAKKDELLKFYEEIKAGKIVPDPATMVDSPAAKEEAPKVETKVGDSKKQEAAYCSTLGDGLCVPEQNEKTKEDLKKQAESPKTAEGTEKDK
- the rsxA gene encoding electron transport complex subunit RsxA; translated protein: MSGLFSIIITSIFINNIIFAKFLGCCPFMGVSKKVDSSLGMGMAVTFVITIASGVTWIVYRLILEPHGLGYLQTIAFILIIASLVQFVEMAIKKTSPSLYKALGVFLPLITTNCAVLGVAIINIQVGYNFIETLVNGFGVAVGFSLALLLLAGIRERLEFANTPKNFKGVPIAFITAGLLAMAFMGFSGMQI
- the rsxE gene encoding electron transport complex subunit RsxE, which produces MKKFEVLTSGIFKENPIFVLMLGLCPTLGVTSSAINGFSMGLAVIAVLACSNGLISLFKKFIPDEVRIPAFIMIIASLVTVVDMVMNAYTPDLYKVLGIFIPLIVVNCIVLGRAESFASKNGVIDSILDGIGSGIGFTLSLTFLGSIREILGNGSIFGIPLVPANFSPALIFILAPGGFITIGIIMGCINMKKERDAKKKKVAKK